One genomic window of Rhizomicrobium sp. includes the following:
- a CDS encoding alpha/beta hydrolase has translation MGFASDAVDTRHIQGKSAIYAYRDFGVANAGPPLVLLTRFRGTMDHWDPAFLDVLAAERRVIIFDNAGVSESTGDVATSFAEMAETTVDFIAALGLTQVDLLGWSIGGFVSQMVALNHPGLVRRLLVVGSGPGGVPGSPALDPKVAKTMTAPVSTEADFLYLFFGLDDASQRVGKESLKRLEPRLSKSHAEVSADAWGRQLQAIMKWARGDGSAWDRLEEIAIPVLVANGAHDIMVDAGDSFAMVRRMKNATALFYGDAGHAFLFQHSEAFGKATLDFLR, from the coding sequence ATGGGATTTGCCTCAGACGCAGTCGATACCCGCCATATCCAAGGAAAGTCGGCGATCTATGCCTATCGCGACTTCGGCGTCGCGAATGCCGGCCCGCCCCTGGTGCTGCTCACGCGCTTTCGGGGAACCATGGATCACTGGGATCCCGCGTTCCTGGATGTTCTCGCCGCCGAGCGTCGTGTGATCATCTTCGACAATGCGGGTGTCAGCGAGAGCACGGGTGACGTCGCAACGAGCTTTGCGGAGATGGCGGAAACCACGGTCGATTTCATCGCCGCGCTCGGCCTGACGCAGGTCGACCTGCTCGGCTGGTCGATCGGCGGGTTCGTCAGTCAGATGGTTGCGTTGAATCATCCGGGCTTGGTCCGGCGCCTGCTCGTTGTGGGAAGCGGTCCGGGCGGCGTGCCGGGTTCGCCCGCGCTCGATCCGAAGGTCGCCAAGACGATGACCGCTCCGGTCAGCACCGAGGCGGACTTCCTCTATCTCTTCTTCGGTCTTGATGACGCGAGCCAGCGCGTCGGCAAGGAATCGCTGAAGCGGCTCGAGCCGCGTCTGTCGAAGTCGCACGCCGAAGTCAGCGCGGACGCCTGGGGCCGGCAGTTGCAGGCGATCATGAAATGGGCCCGCGGCGATGGTTCCGCATGGGATCGCCTGGAAGAGATCGCTATTCCCGTGCTCGTTGCCAACGGCGCCCACGACATAATGGTGGATGCGGGCGATTCCTTCGCCATGGTGCGGCGCATGAAGAACGCGACGGCGCTGTTCTACGGCGATGCCGGCCACGCCTTTCTGTTCCAGCACTCCGAAGCGTTCGGCAAGGCCACGCTCGATTTCCTCCGTTGA
- a CDS encoding helix-turn-helix domain-containing protein yields MRAPRIANPRVCSIDAAMKVIGEKWALLALREIVLGQHRFDDIAFNTGAPRDVLAARLKSLEAAGIVRRTLYQKRPARHAYHLTEAGEQLFAVLHAIRDWGDRFMRDDPENVVVFRHSCGAELRTQMCCAACGEVVAPEDVAGDRVVRRSDIVRTEA; encoded by the coding sequence ATGAGAGCTCCACGCATCGCCAACCCCCGAGTCTGTTCCATCGATGCCGCCATGAAGGTAATCGGCGAGAAATGGGCGCTGCTGGCTCTTCGCGAGATCGTCCTTGGCCAGCACCGCTTCGACGACATCGCGTTCAACACCGGTGCGCCGCGCGACGTCCTGGCCGCCCGGCTGAAATCGCTGGAGGCCGCCGGCATCGTGCGGCGGACGCTCTATCAGAAGCGGCCCGCCCGGCATGCGTATCATCTCACGGAGGCGGGCGAGCAGCTTTTCGCCGTCCTGCATGCGATCCGCGATTGGGGTGACCGGTTCATGCGCGACGATCCGGAAAACGTCGTCGTCTTCCGCCATTCCTGCGGCGCCGAGCTGCGCACGCAGATGTGCTGCGCCGCCTGCGGCGAGGTGGTTGCTCCGGAAGACGTGGCAGGCGACCGGGTGGTGCGTCGGTCGGACATTGTCCGCACCGAAGCCTGA
- a CDS encoding AraC family transcriptional regulator: protein MGVAVDEFDGYFANDVLAPPRDHNAITINLGVSPLIIQHRCGRSFRSPSQIGEASIIPAGHESRWQGRVPANICLRFAPEILRQAGYDARATGEPRVRMANGFRLRDPMLAHYGTLFRHELTRPAHPTQILLIESLTTTLLMHLLRGYTDAVGVDDRWTTSSHSAAIRRVLRYIDDQPNSRIALEELADVAGVSRFHFCRVFKRELGMTPASYVERARIERAKTLIRSGQWSLAEVAHEIGFSDQSHFTRRFQSHERCTPAAYAREYGRRSPSRRN from the coding sequence ATGGGCGTCGCGGTGGACGAGTTTGACGGCTATTTTGCGAATGACGTTCTGGCGCCGCCGCGCGACCACAACGCCATAACCATAAATCTCGGCGTGTCGCCATTGATCATCCAGCACCGCTGCGGGCGCAGCTTTCGTAGCCCGTCGCAAATCGGCGAGGCTTCCATCATACCGGCCGGCCATGAATCCCGCTGGCAAGGACGCGTGCCCGCCAACATATGTTTGCGATTCGCTCCGGAGATTTTGCGCCAAGCGGGTTACGACGCGCGCGCGACCGGCGAACCGAGGGTGAGGATGGCGAACGGCTTTCGCCTTCGCGACCCCATGCTGGCGCACTATGGCACGCTTTTCCGCCACGAGCTGACGAGGCCGGCGCATCCGACTCAAATTCTCTTGATCGAAAGCCTGACGACGACGCTGTTGATGCACCTGCTGCGCGGCTACACCGATGCGGTGGGCGTCGACGACCGGTGGACGACGTCGTCGCACAGCGCGGCCATTCGGCGCGTGCTTCGCTATATCGACGACCAGCCCAACTCTCGCATCGCTCTTGAGGAACTCGCCGATGTTGCGGGGGTGAGCCGCTTCCATTTCTGCCGCGTCTTCAAACGCGAATTGGGCATGACCCCGGCGAGCTATGTCGAGCGCGCGCGAATCGAACGGGCCAAGACTTTGATTCGCAGCGGCCAGTGGTCCCTGGCCGAAGTGGCGCATGAAATCGGATTCTCCGACCAGAGCCATTTCACACGCCGTTTCCAGAGTCACGAACGGTGCACCCCGGCTGCGTATGCGCGCGAATACGGACGGCGGTCGCCATCCCGGCGCAATTAA
- a CDS encoding alpha/beta hydrolase, translating to MKNTIAAALACTALLAFAPTQAAPVKNIVLVHGAWADGSGWKGVYDILRKDGYNVSVVANPDTGLADDIAATERVLARLDGPIILVGHSYGGVVISNAGLNPKVVGLVYIAAFAPDIGESAAQFLPKGPLPGTPTKDGLLFMKRDIYLNAFAPDVPQDVKEFMADSQVPIQLSGVTAKATKAAWRSKPTWYLVSKDDAIIPPDNERMFARRMKATTEEVAGSHVAFISHPDVAAALIEKAAMGAAK from the coding sequence ATGAAGAATACGATCGCGGCGGCGCTCGCTTGTACCGCGCTCTTGGCGTTTGCACCGACACAGGCGGCACCTGTCAAGAATATCGTTCTCGTCCACGGCGCGTGGGCTGACGGGTCGGGCTGGAAGGGCGTCTACGACATCCTCAGGAAGGACGGCTACAACGTCAGCGTCGTCGCCAATCCCGATACCGGCCTCGCAGACGATATTGCCGCCACAGAGCGGGTGCTCGCGCGCCTTGACGGCCCCATCATTCTTGTCGGCCACTCCTACGGCGGCGTCGTGATCTCGAATGCCGGCCTGAATCCGAAAGTGGTGGGCCTTGTCTATATCGCGGCCTTCGCGCCCGATATCGGCGAGTCCGCGGCGCAGTTTCTCCCGAAGGGACCGCTTCCGGGTACGCCGACGAAGGATGGGCTTCTGTTCATGAAGCGGGATATCTACCTCAATGCGTTTGCGCCGGACGTGCCGCAGGATGTGAAGGAGTTCATGGCCGACAGCCAGGTTCCGATTCAACTCAGCGGCGTCACGGCGAAGGCCACCAAGGCGGCGTGGAGGAGCAAGCCCACCTGGTATCTCGTATCGAAGGATGACGCGATCATCCCGCCCGACAACGAGCGGATGTTCGCACGTCGCATGAAAGCGACGACCGAAGAAGTCGCGGGAAGCCATGTCGCGTTCATTTCCCATCCGGACGTCGCCGCGGCCCTGATCGAAAAAGCGGCGATGGGTGCTGCGAAGTAG
- a CDS encoding PAS domain-containing protein — MPIVAWGPDRTWLYNDAFIPIAGRKHPDCLGMPASEVWAEAWTDLKPLFDQVWAGQPIHMDDISLALDRRGKLEEAHFAFSYTPARRDDGTVAGLFGVCIEITDQVLANRVLASEQQRLALLFEQAPTFMAMLRGPEHVIELVNPRYLELVGHRPVLGRTIAEALPDAVAQGYLELLDAVFRDAKAYSAVGSKYLRQETRDGPVDERYVDFVYQPILDSQGAVIGIFVQGVDVTEHKKMEIALQIANETLESRVAERTAELENIRTFYLHSSECHAILALREDGRFEYAEINPATLNLYGMAREEVIGRTVDEVLPSDGAATLNAHLAKALRQDMPYRYSRRQGNSAIEAVATPIPAEAGQKRRLAVTARDITDRQNLEEQLRQAQKMEAVGQLTGGLAHDFNNILQGITGALDRAQHRIAEGRAGDADRFLNAALESANRAAALTHRLLAFSRRQTLDPRPTDVNRLIAGMEDLVRRTVGPNIAVEVVGAGGLWPTRVDAPQLESALLNLCINARDAMPDGGKLIIETANRWLDERTAGERELPAGQYISLCVSDTGTGMTPDVAARAFDPFYTTKPLGQGTGLGLSMIYGFVRQSGGQVRIYTEVGKGTTTCLYLPRHVGTPDETTGAAAERTHPGSGETILIVDDEPTVRMLVAEVLTENGYNVLEASDAASALAVAQSQPSIALLITDVGLPGGMNGRQLADAVCMERKDLKVLFITGYAENATVSSGRLGHGMEVLTKPFALSALTSKVRKMLDT; from the coding sequence ATCCCGATCGTCGCTTGGGGACCCGACAGGACCTGGCTCTACAACGACGCCTTCATCCCCATCGCGGGGCGCAAGCATCCCGACTGTCTCGGAATGCCGGCCAGCGAAGTCTGGGCCGAGGCGTGGACCGACCTGAAGCCGCTGTTCGACCAGGTATGGGCCGGGCAGCCCATCCATATGGACGACATCTCGCTGGCGCTGGACCGGCGCGGCAAGCTGGAGGAAGCGCATTTCGCCTTCTCCTATACGCCGGCGCGGCGCGACGATGGGACCGTCGCCGGCTTGTTCGGCGTCTGCATCGAGATCACCGACCAGGTCCTCGCCAATCGAGTCCTGGCATCGGAGCAGCAGAGGCTGGCCCTCCTGTTCGAACAGGCGCCGACCTTCATGGCCATGCTGCGCGGGCCCGAACACGTCATCGAGCTGGTCAATCCGCGCTATCTCGAACTGGTGGGCCATCGGCCGGTGCTCGGGCGAACCATCGCCGAGGCTTTGCCCGATGCAGTCGCCCAAGGCTATCTCGAGCTTCTGGACGCCGTCTTTCGCGACGCAAAAGCCTATTCGGCAGTCGGCTCCAAATATCTGCGACAGGAGACGCGGGACGGACCGGTCGACGAGCGCTATGTCGATTTCGTCTATCAGCCCATCCTGGACAGCCAAGGCGCGGTGATCGGCATTTTCGTGCAAGGCGTCGACGTGACCGAGCACAAGAAAATGGAGATCGCGCTTCAGATCGCGAACGAAACCCTCGAGAGCCGCGTCGCAGAACGCACGGCGGAGCTCGAGAACATCAGAACTTTCTACCTGCACTCGTCCGAGTGCCATGCGATCCTTGCGCTGCGCGAGGACGGCAGGTTCGAATATGCCGAGATCAATCCCGCCACGCTCAATCTCTACGGTATGGCGCGAGAAGAAGTGATTGGGCGGACGGTCGATGAGGTCTTGCCATCGGACGGCGCCGCCACCCTGAATGCGCATCTGGCGAAAGCGTTGCGGCAGGATATGCCGTATAGATACTCCCGGCGGCAGGGAAACTCCGCGATCGAGGCGGTCGCGACTCCAATCCCGGCGGAGGCCGGACAGAAGCGCCGTCTTGCGGTCACCGCACGCGACATCACCGATCGCCAGAATCTCGAAGAGCAGCTCCGCCAGGCGCAGAAGATGGAAGCCGTCGGACAGCTGACCGGCGGGCTGGCGCACGACTTCAACAATATCCTGCAAGGCATCACCGGCGCGCTGGACCGCGCCCAGCACCGCATAGCCGAAGGCCGCGCCGGCGACGCAGACCGCTTTCTCAACGCCGCGCTCGAATCCGCCAACCGGGCGGCGGCGCTGACCCATCGCCTGCTGGCCTTCTCGCGGCGGCAGACGCTCGATCCCCGGCCCACCGACGTGAACCGGCTTATCGCCGGCATGGAGGATCTCGTCCGCCGCACGGTCGGTCCCAACATCGCCGTCGAGGTCGTGGGTGCTGGCGGGTTGTGGCCGACGCGGGTCGATGCGCCCCAGCTCGAAAGCGCGCTGCTCAATCTGTGCATCAACGCGCGCGATGCCATGCCGGACGGCGGCAAGCTGATCATCGAGACCGCCAACCGATGGCTCGACGAGCGCACGGCAGGGGAGCGCGAACTACCCGCGGGACAATATATCTCGCTGTGCGTCTCCGACACCGGCACGGGCATGACGCCCGACGTGGCGGCCCGCGCCTTCGACCCGTTCTATACGACCAAGCCGCTGGGCCAGGGTACCGGCCTGGGCCTGTCCATGATCTACGGCTTCGTGCGCCAGTCGGGCGGGCAGGTCCGCATCTATACCGAGGTCGGGAAAGGCACGACCACGTGCCTCTATCTTCCGCGCCATGTCGGGACGCCCGACGAAACCACCGGCGCGGCCGCCGAGCGGACGCATCCCGGCTCAGGCGAGACCATCCTCATCGTCGATGACGAGCCGACCGTGAGAATGCTTGTGGCTGAGGTGCTGACGGAGAACGGTTACAACGTATTGGAAGCAAGCGATGCCGCATCCGCTCTCGCCGTCGCGCAGTCCCAACCTTCCATCGCGCTGCTGATCACCGATGTCGGGCTGCCCGGCGGAATGAACGGGCGTCAGCTGGCCGACGCGGTCTGCATGGAGCGCAAGGACCTCAAGGTCCTTTTCATCACCGGCTACGCGGAAAACGCCACGGTCAGCAGCGGCCGTCTCGGGCACGGAATGGAAGTGCTCACCAAACCTTTCGCGCTGTCCGCACTCACGAGCAAGGTCCGCAAAATGCTCGACACGTGA
- a CDS encoding sulfotransferase, whose translation MRHEEAAPETSPVDRAHLCFALGKALEDRDEIAASWDFYARGNALMRARNSHRPHATEAAAAAQMKICNREFFARRSGWGSARPDPIFIVGLPRSGSTLLEQILASHSQVDGTQELPDIPRIVRGLQAHGSYPAVMERLTETDIAALAEKYLTDTAVHRRGRAFFIDKMPNNFRHIGLIQLMLPNARIIDARREPMACCFGNLKQLFGDGQEFAYGQEDIARYYRSYLALMRHWDEVLPARILRVHYEDVVTDLEGSVRRLLAYCGLAFEPACLEFHRARRSIATPSSEQVRRPISRGSLDAWKKYETWLSPLKTALGDAILRYRD comes from the coding sequence ATGCGCCACGAAGAGGCCGCACCCGAGACGTCGCCGGTCGACCGCGCCCATCTGTGCTTCGCCCTCGGCAAGGCGTTGGAAGACCGCGATGAGATTGCCGCGTCCTGGGATTTTTATGCGCGCGGCAACGCGCTGATGCGAGCCCGCAACAGCCACCGGCCGCACGCGACGGAAGCGGCCGCGGCGGCGCAGATGAAAATCTGCAATCGCGAATTCTTCGCTCGCCGGAGCGGCTGGGGAAGCGCGCGTCCGGATCCGATCTTTATCGTCGGCCTGCCAAGATCGGGCTCAACCTTGTTGGAGCAGATCCTCGCGTCCCATTCCCAGGTCGATGGTACGCAGGAATTGCCGGACATTCCGCGCATCGTTCGAGGCCTTCAGGCGCACGGCTCCTATCCGGCGGTGATGGAGCGCCTGACTGAAACCGACATCGCCGCGCTGGCCGAGAAATATCTGACGGACACGGCAGTCCACCGCAGGGGACGGGCGTTCTTCATCGACAAGATGCCGAACAATTTCCGCCACATCGGTCTGATCCAACTCATGCTGCCCAATGCGCGCATCATCGATGCCCGGCGGGAGCCGATGGCGTGCTGCTTCGGCAATCTCAAGCAATTGTTCGGCGACGGTCAGGAATTTGCGTACGGCCAGGAAGACATTGCCCGCTATTATCGCAGCTACCTCGCTCTGATGCGCCATTGGGACGAGGTTCTGCCGGCGCGCATCCTGCGCGTCCATTACGAAGACGTCGTCACCGATTTGGAAGGCAGCGTGCGCCGCCTGCTCGCGTATTGCGGTCTCGCCTTCGAACCGGCCTGCCTCGAATTTCACCGTGCCCGCCGCAGCATTGCCACCCCAAGCTCGGAACAGGTGCGTCGTCCGATTTCGCGCGGCAGCCTCGACGCCTGGAAGAAATACGAGACTTGGCTATCGCCGTTGAAAACCGCTCTGGGGGACGCGATCTTGCGCTATCGCGACTGA
- a CDS encoding Lrp/AsnC family transcriptional regulator, with protein MAQHEAGSDEAAAAGKRMVQGTPGLDGVDLHILHALQINGRATNVQLAEYAGVTPPPALRRTHLLEERGYIRGYHAVLDAQKLGFAVLAFVSVGLKSQSDREVKAFEKRVQGWSTVRECCALSGETDFLLKCVARDLTELQAFVTRSLLTAPNVETVKTAFAVHVAKNEPTVPLAPLQDAPAPAAPRKLRLPPLPRSSAASRQSR; from the coding sequence ATGGCGCAGCACGAAGCGGGATCGGACGAGGCGGCTGCCGCCGGAAAGCGGATGGTCCAGGGCACCCCCGGCCTCGACGGCGTCGATCTCCACATCCTGCATGCCCTGCAAATAAATGGCCGCGCCACAAATGTGCAGCTGGCGGAATATGCCGGCGTCACGCCGCCCCCCGCCCTTCGGCGCACCCATCTTCTGGAAGAACGAGGATACATCCGCGGCTATCATGCGGTGCTGGATGCTCAGAAGCTCGGCTTTGCGGTGTTGGCCTTCGTGTCCGTCGGGCTCAAGTCCCAATCCGATCGCGAGGTTAAGGCGTTCGAGAAACGCGTGCAGGGCTGGTCCACGGTGCGCGAATGTTGCGCCCTCTCGGGCGAGACCGACTTCCTGCTCAAATGCGTCGCCAGGGATTTGACCGAACTTCAGGCCTTCGTCACCCGGTCCCTCCTGACCGCTCCGAATGTCGAGACCGTCAAGACGGCGTTTGCGGTGCATGTCGCCAAGAACGAGCCCACCGTCCCACTGGCTCCGCTGCAGGATGCGCCGGCCCCGGCGGCTCCGCGCAAATTGCGTCTGCCGCCGCTTCCCCGGTCGTCCGCCGCTTCTCGTCAGTCGCGATAG
- a CDS encoding CocE/NonD family hydrolase — MSKARRILAVIFGCLVALAVVLFLTWELAGDRLLDMAVHRLLADRFDGMPPVRNDMQAMQSVKVRMRDGVNLATHIYLPEGKGPWPAILVRDPYGVTQYISCRIFVRYGYACVHQDVRGRFGSGGAWYPLVNERNDGIDTIAWILKQPWQDRKLALWGESYLGLVQWAMADKLPPEVKTFVAGVSHGDFYQMIYHNGMFVQGIVGVWSSGLSQPLLKALSSQDRWKDHIAGAIPAAGVDPDGFLAAWPSYRDYLLHPEPDDPYWHSPIYDAIRNSFAGVHVPVMMIGRSYDFFLPGMLQTFRRLPTHAQSVLFLGPGEHGGAPGDLKVDHPNRRYFADTLAWFDHFLRGKPLPASLAPGYDVYINGADRWQHYAEWPGATRPLTLHLGDLAHSHGCERGRLTPQPPAVPSVARYRYDPRHPVPTRGSSYSLSTSLVPSAVAEQKNDLCGRPDVLSFSSAPFAKARMIAGGMRVKLLVSSDAPDTAFTVKVSEHFADGRVYNIRDDISTLGLRNGARRRLAYRPGDQVEVDLDLTPVAWQIQKGSHLRFDVSSSNFPVFNAHPNRAGLWSTAPSPVVATQTLYGGSLEIPFAD, encoded by the coding sequence ATGAGCAAGGCACGACGCATCCTAGCCGTCATCTTCGGCTGCCTGGTGGCCCTTGCGGTCGTGCTGTTCCTGACCTGGGAACTGGCGGGCGACCGGTTGCTGGACATGGCTGTGCATCGCCTATTGGCCGACCGCTTCGACGGCATGCCGCCGGTGCGCAACGACATGCAGGCGATGCAATCGGTCAAAGTCCGCATGCGCGACGGCGTCAATCTCGCGACGCATATCTATCTGCCGGAGGGCAAGGGCCCCTGGCCGGCGATCCTGGTGCGCGACCCTTACGGGGTCACGCAATATATCTCTTGCCGGATTTTCGTCCGCTACGGCTATGCCTGCGTGCATCAGGATGTCCGCGGTCGTTTCGGCTCCGGCGGCGCTTGGTACCCGCTCGTCAACGAGCGCAATGACGGGATCGATACGATCGCCTGGATCCTCAAACAGCCCTGGCAGGACCGCAAGCTCGCGCTGTGGGGCGAGTCCTATCTCGGCCTTGTGCAATGGGCGATGGCGGACAAGCTGCCGCCCGAAGTGAAGACCTTCGTCGCCGGTGTTTCGCACGGCGATTTCTATCAGATGATCTATCACAACGGCATGTTCGTTCAGGGCATCGTCGGCGTGTGGTCGTCGGGGCTGTCGCAACCCCTGTTGAAAGCCCTGTCGTCGCAGGATCGCTGGAAGGACCATATCGCCGGGGCGATCCCCGCCGCCGGCGTCGATCCGGACGGCTTTCTCGCCGCCTGGCCGTCCTATCGCGACTATCTCCTGCATCCCGAACCCGACGATCCCTATTGGCATTCGCCGATCTACGATGCGATCCGCAATTCGTTTGCGGGCGTGCATGTGCCGGTAATGATGATCGGGCGCAGCTACGATTTCTTCCTGCCCGGCATGCTTCAGACCTTCCGCCGCCTGCCGACCCATGCGCAAAGCGTTCTCTTTCTCGGCCCCGGCGAACATGGCGGCGCGCCCGGCGATCTCAAGGTCGATCACCCGAACCGGCGCTATTTCGCCGACACGCTCGCATGGTTCGATCACTTCCTGAGGGGCAAGCCGCTGCCGGCGTCCCTGGCGCCCGGCTACGACGTCTACATCAACGGCGCCGATCGTTGGCAGCACTATGCCGAGTGGCCCGGGGCGACGCGGCCGCTCACGCTTCACCTCGGCGACCTCGCCCATTCGCATGGCTGCGAGCGCGGCCGGCTGACGCCGCAGCCGCCGGCCGTGCCGAGTGTCGCTCGGTATCGCTACGATCCGCGTCATCCGGTGCCGACACGCGGCTCGTCCTATTCCCTGTCGACCAGTCTGGTGCCCTCCGCTGTGGCGGAACAGAAGAACGATCTGTGCGGCCGGCCGGATGTGTTGTCCTTCTCCTCCGCGCCGTTCGCCAAGGCGCGGATGATCGCCGGCGGGATGCGCGTCAAGCTCCTGGTTTCCAGCGACGCGCCGGACACTGCGTTCACGGTCAAGGTCTCCGAACATTTCGCCGATGGCCGCGTCTACAACATCCGCGACGACATCAGCACGCTCGGCCTGCGCAACGGCGCCCGGCGGCGCCTTGCCTATCGCCCCGGCGACCAGGTGGAGGTCGATCTCGATCTCACGCCGGTCGCCTGGCAGATCCAGAAGGGATCGCATCTGCGCTTCGACGTCTCGTCGTCGAATTTCCCCGTGTTCAACGCCCACCCCAATCGTGCCGGCCTGTGGAGTACGGCGCCGTCGCCGGTTGTCGCGACGCAGACGCTCTACGGCGGTTCGCTCGAAATTCCGTTCGCGGATTGA
- a CDS encoding alpha/beta hydrolase has product MRRTRAFLAGLGCALILAVGGAGCSASEGSNAVTVDSVKSDSAAPQEFAIWPGTAPGSEKWTQQPNDFSLFGAHAVYNLVRPTLTAYFPDPGKATGIAVIVAPGGGFRFLNIDVEGTNIARWLAAHGIATFVLKYRTAQMPDSTPGFLIALTQYLGRLKDASERAAKGEISLAGGPDKSGSDTPPNMFDWPAYAVADGVRAMKLVRGHAAAWGIAPDKIGFMGFSAGSMVTYGVLTSAPPEDMPSFAAPLYYSLSPAVPLPAKAPPLFLAAASDDPISWGMPQTYARWIAAGHAAEIHMWAKGGHGLGMTQDSLGASNWIGLFDAWLGTEGFRDPKTH; this is encoded by the coding sequence ATGCGACGAACCCGAGCGTTTTTGGCCGGCCTCGGTTGTGCCCTGATCCTTGCCGTCGGCGGTGCCGGCTGCTCGGCTTCGGAAGGATCGAACGCCGTCACGGTCGATTCCGTCAAAAGCGACTCCGCCGCGCCACAGGAATTCGCGATCTGGCCGGGCACCGCGCCGGGCTCCGAGAAGTGGACGCAGCAGCCCAACGACTTTTCCCTGTTCGGCGCGCACGCCGTCTACAACCTCGTTCGTCCGACCCTGACCGCGTATTTTCCCGATCCCGGGAAAGCGACGGGCATAGCGGTGATCGTCGCGCCGGGCGGCGGTTTCCGCTTTCTCAACATCGACGTCGAAGGCACCAATATCGCGCGCTGGCTGGCGGCCCATGGCATCGCGACCTTCGTGCTCAAATACCGAACCGCCCAGATGCCCGACAGCACGCCGGGCTTTCTGATTGCGCTGACGCAATATCTGGGTCGCCTGAAGGACGCGTCGGAGCGCGCCGCCAAGGGCGAGATATCGCTGGCCGGCGGGCCGGACAAGTCGGGTTCCGACACGCCTCCCAACATGTTCGACTGGCCGGCCTATGCCGTGGCCGATGGCGTTCGCGCGATGAAACTGGTTCGCGGCCACGCGGCAGCGTGGGGCATTGCGCCCGACAAGATCGGCTTCATGGGCTTTTCCGCCGGATCGATGGTGACCTATGGCGTGCTGACCTCCGCGCCGCCGGAAGACATGCCGAGCTTTGCCGCGCCTCTCTACTATTCGCTGTCGCCGGCAGTGCCATTGCCGGCCAAGGCGCCGCCTCTGTTTCTCGCCGCGGCGAGCGACGATCCGATTTCCTGGGGCATGCCGCAAACCTATGCGCGCTGGATCGCGGCGGGGCACGCCGCCGAGATTCACATGTGGGCCAAGGGCGGCCATGGCCTCGGCATGACGCAGGACAGCCTCGGCGCGTCCAACTGGATCGGCTTGTTCGACGCCTGGCTGGGGACGGAGGGCTTCCGCGATCCCAAGACGCATTGA